A stretch of the Uranotaenia lowii strain MFRU-FL chromosome 3, ASM2978415v1, whole genome shotgun sequence genome encodes the following:
- the LOC129756344 gene encoding uncharacterized protein LOC129756344, with amino-acid sequence MSYISCECAQEDGHPCPGFGGDYVCPHSPRNQSTPNVSSFSSCSSGVDGDCELSGSSTDTLEEPSVRVINLCRLFEEKIRSLEKLTAPVSRRDSKASKVSKESGESIGIEPNKSDATLVPPTEQASAEQNMGEDEEQEEDPRYFKSHTKIVSIPNGVKIITTIFSDDQTVRLSDEQSAVYETLIYPESEIINRFQQEVSLKMEQDQRLVVCQKLKSDSIENREVTV; translated from the exons ATGTCCTACATCAGCTGCGAATGCGCCCAGGAAGATGGTCACCCATGCCCGGGGTTTGGCGGCGACTACGTGTGTCCCCACAGTCCTAGGAACCAATCTACTCCGAACGTGAGCTCCTTCTCGTCCTGCTCCTCCGGGGTTGATGGGGACTGCGAACTTTCAGGTTCCTCAACCGACACCCTGGAGGAACCGAGCGTCCGGGTCATCAATTTGTGTCGACTTTTTGAGGAAAAGATTAGAAGTTTAGAAAAGCTGACTGCCCCCGTTTCTAGGAGAGATTCCAAGGCTTCCAAGGTTTCCAAGGAATCGGG TGAATCAATTGGAATAGAACCAAACAAATCCGATGCAACATTGGTTCCGCCAACGGAACAAGCTTCGGCGGAACAAAATATGGGGGAAGACGAAGAGCAGGAGGAGGACCCGCGCTACTTCAAGAGCCACACGAAAATCGTTTCGATCCCGAATGGAGTCAAAATCATAACGACCATTTTCTCGGACGACCAAACGGTCCGACTGAGCGATGAACAGAGCGCGGTTTATGAGACGTTGATCTATCCGGAGAGCGAAATCATTAATCGATTTCAGCAAGAGGTCAGCCTAAAGATGGAACAGGACCAGCGGCTTGTCGTTTGTCAGAAATTAAAGTCTGATTCAATCGAAAACAGGGAGGTGACAGTTTGA